The DNA sequence GCGCGCGGCGCGGAGCCGGGCCGGTCGGCAATCGGAGAATCCGGCAACGGTGTCGGTCCCGGTCGCTAACCTACGGAAGACGGCGCCGCGACCGGAGGAGCATCCGATGAGTTCACAGCTCAACCCCTACCTCAGCTTCGCCGGCGACGCGCGGCAGGCGATGGAGTTCTACGAGCGGGTCTTCGGCGGCACGCTGGTGATGAACACCTACGGCGAGTTCGGCGCACCCGATCCGGCGACCGCCGACAAGATCATGCACGCCAAGCTGGACACCGCCGCCGGATACACGATCATGGGTGCCGACAACCCGCCGGGCGAGGAGTTCCGGCCGGGCAACAACCTCGCGGTCAGCCTCAGCGGTGACGACGCCGACGAGCTGCGCGGCTACTGGGCGAAGCTGTCCGACGGCGGGACGGTGTCGGTGCCGTTGGAGAAGCAGATGTGGGGCGACGAGTTCGGCACCTGCCAGGACCGGTTCGGCGTCACCTGGATGGTCAACATCACCCAGCCGCAGGGCTGACCGGACGCCCGGCTCAGGGGCGGCGGAGCCGGTAGCCCAGACCGCGCAACGTCTCGATCACGTCCACGCCGAGCTTCTTGCGCAGCGTGCTGACGTGGACGTTGACCAGGTTGGGGCTGGGTTCGACCTCGTAGCCCCAGGCATGGGCGAGCAACTGTTCCCGGCTGAGCACCCGCCCAGGGTTGCGGAACAGGGCTTCCAGCAGCGCGAACTCCCGCCCGGTGAGCAGCACGTCCCGGTCGTGCACGGTGACCCGCCGGGCCCGCACGTCGAGCCGGACCGGGCCGGCGTCGAGGATCGGCCGCTCGTCGGTGCCGACCTGCCGCAGCCGGACCCGGATCCGGGCGAGCAGCTCCTCGAACCGGAACGGCTTGGTCATGTAGTCGTCGGCCCCGGCCTCGAGACAGGCGACCGCGTCGTGGTTCGGCCGGCCGGTCAGCACCAGTACCGGTAGTCCGCGGCGCCGGGCGCGCAGGGTCCGCAACACCTCGAAGCCGCTGCCGCCGGGCAGCCCGAGGTCGAGGATGAGCAGGTCGAAGTCGCGGCTGAGACCGATCGATTCGGCCTGTTCGGCGTCGGCGGCGTGGACCGTCATCCACCCGTTCGCCCGCAGCCCCTTGGTGAGGAACGACGCGATCTGCGCGTCGTCCTCCGCGATCAGGATCCTGGCCACGGCGGTGTCCCTTCCCCGGGCCGGGCCGGAACGACCAGCGCGAACGTCGTTCCGGCCGCCGGCCGGCTGACCAGTTCGACCCGGCCGCCGTGGGCCACCGCGATCGCCTTGACGATCGACAGGCCCAGCCCGGAGCCCGGATAGCGCAGGTGGGCCCGTGCCCCGCGCCGGAACCGGTCGAAGATGTACGGCTGGTCCATGGGCGGAACCCCGCAACCGGTGTCCCGGACCCACAGCCGTAGCTCGCCGTCCGTGAGGACCGCGCCGAGCGCGATCACGTCGGTCTCGGTGGTGTGCCGTACGGCGTTGTCAGCCAGGTTGACCACGGCCTCGGTGAGCCGGTGGCGGTCGGCGGTCACCTGGCCCGGGCCGAGTTCGTCGAGTTGCCAGTCGCGTACGGCGAGCGCGCTGACCTTGACCACGAGTTCGGCGACGAACGTCGCCAGATCGATCCGCTCGCGTTGGATGAACCGGGGATGGTCGACGTCGGCGAGCAGTTGCAGATCGTTGACGATCCGGCCCATCCGCACCAACTCGTCGGAAACCAGCGCGACCGTGCCACGCCATTCCGGGTTACCGGCGATCTCGCGATCGAGCAGACCGAGATTTCCCAACGATATGGTGAGCGGGCCGCGCAGTTCGTGGCTCGCGTCGGCGATGAATTCCCGTTCGCGGCGGAACACCGCCTCCAGGCGGTCGAGCATCGCGTTGAAGGTGCCGGCCATTTCCGCGGCCTCGCGTTGGCGGCCGACCGGAATCCGGCGGGTCAGGTCGGACTGCGAGATCAGCCGGGCCGTCTCGGTGAGTTGACGTACCGGGCCGAGCACCCGGCCGGTCACCAGCCAGGCACAGGCCGAGGCGAGGACGAGCACGCCGAGGATGACCCCGGCCCCGTACCGCTGGAGCTTGGCGATCTCCGCGCGTTCGGCGGCCGGGAGGATGGTGACCACGAACGCGCCGGTACTCGTCCCGATCCGGATCGGCAGGACGGCGTAGTAGGCCGCCCCGCTGCCGGTGTCGAAGCTGGCCAGGGGCGGGCGTTCCGGTCCCGGTGCCGGCGCGCCGGCCGCGTCCGCGAAGGCCCGCAGGACCGGTTCGGGCAGGGTTTCGATCGGGAAGCGGCTGAGCGCGGCGTGATGGAGCCGGCCGTCGGCGAACGCGAGCACCGCCTCCTCGTTGCTGGGTACGTTGCGCCGGAAGTAGACGTCGAAGACGGCCTGGACGGTGGTGAAGGCGGCCCCGGTACGGGGATCGTGGCCGTCCGCGGTCAGCCGCCGCATCTCGAGGAACTCCTGTTGCACGGCCTCGGCGACGCGGCTTTCGAGCCGGATCACGAGCACCTCGTGAATCGCGATCGCGGAAACGCTGATGGACACGACGATCAATGCGATGTAGGAGAGGAGTATTCGGGTGTGGATGCTCCGCATGGCACGGGACCAGCCGGAGCGCTCCACCATCGAAATTCTCCCCGAGGTCGCACGAATGGACGTCGCGCTGACCGGCGCACCGCCTAGCGTCGATGCGCGTTGGCATCGTACTTCCGAAGTGGAGACGGCGGGAATCTTCGAACGGTCGGGGATGGGCGACCGGCACCCACCGACATTCGACCGATCCGGCTATCCGCTCTCATTTTTCAACCCCCTCCCTACACTTTCCGTTCACCTTTCATTCACCTTGCGAAGGTCACGGAACGGCGTACCGCCCCTACCGGATCCGGTAGGGGCGGTACGCCGTCCGGCCGGTCGTCACCCGAAGGTGATCACCAGCCGGGGCGGATTGTCCGAGCCCTTCTCCCGGCTGTGGAAGGCCTGCTCGACCCCGCTGCCGTTCTCGGTGGCGTCACGGATCAGGAAACCGAAGTTGCCGGTGGCGTACATGCCGCCGACCTGGCCGGTCACCGTCCACTCGCGGTAGCCGGACCCGGAGGCGACGGTGGCCGGGGCGCCGGTCGTCGCCGGCTGGTTGTTCCACCGCACGTTCGCCTCCGACCAGTTCGCGGCCAGCGGGACCGCCTGCAACGTCCGCCCGGTCTTGTACGACCCCGCGTACATCCGCAGCTTCGCCCCGACGACCTGGCAGCCGGACGGGATGGCCGGCAGGTTGAACCGGACAAGCACCCGGGCGTTGTTGCCGGCCTTGGTGTCGACCTTGATCGCCGAGTCGGTGCCGTAGTTGCTCGACGCCGACGACTGCAGCACCCAACTGTCCGCGTTCGCCCCCAGCGTCACCGAGCCGGGCGCGGCACAGGTGACCGGCGGGGTGACCGTCCACGACCAGGTGGCCGGGGTGGCGTCCACGTTGCCGGCGGCGTCGGTGGCCCGGACCCGGAACTGGTGGCCGCCCGGCGCCAGCCCCGAATAGGCGGCCGGCGACGCACACGGCCCGAACGGCGCGGCGTCCAGCGAGCACTCGAAGGTCGAGCCCGCCTCGTCCGCGGTGAAGGTGAACGAGGCGGCGGGGCTCGCCGTCGCCTGCGCCGGGCCGGTCGCGATCGACGTCTGCGGCGCCGTGGTGTCCGGCGGCGGCTGCACCGTCCACCCGAACACGGCCGGCGTCTGGTCGGTCACTCCCCCGGCGGTCCGGGCCCGTACGGCGAACTCGTGGTCGCCGACGGCCAGCCCGGTGTAGTTCACCGGCGAGGCACACGGGGCGAACGCTGCCGCGTCCAGCGCGCACTCGAAGGTGACGCCGGGCTGGCTGGCGCTGAACGTGAACGTCGCGGTGGTGCTGGCGGTGGCGGGCGGGGGTGCCGCCACGATGGTGGTCTGCGGCGCGACCGGG is a window from the Polymorphospora rubra genome containing:
- a CDS encoding VOC family protein, with the translated sequence MSSQLNPYLSFAGDARQAMEFYERVFGGTLVMNTYGEFGAPDPATADKIMHAKLDTAAGYTIMGADNPPGEEFRPGNNLAVSLSGDDADELRGYWAKLSDGGTVSVPLEKQMWGDEFGTCQDRFGVTWMVNITQPQG
- a CDS encoding response regulator transcription factor, encoding MARILIAEDDAQIASFLTKGLRANGWMTVHAADAEQAESIGLSRDFDLLILDLGLPGGSGFEVLRTLRARRRGLPVLVLTGRPNHDAVACLEAGADDYMTKPFRFEELLARIRVRLRQVGTDERPILDAGPVRLDVRARRVTVHDRDVLLTGREFALLEALFRNPGRVLSREQLLAHAWGYEVEPSPNLVNVHVSTLRKKLGVDVIETLRGLGYRLRRP
- a CDS encoding sensor histidine kinase; its protein translation is MVERSGWSRAMRSIHTRILLSYIALIVVSISVSAIAIHEVLVIRLESRVAEAVQQEFLEMRRLTADGHDPRTGAAFTTVQAVFDVYFRRNVPSNEEAVLAFADGRLHHAALSRFPIETLPEPVLRAFADAAGAPAPGPERPPLASFDTGSGAAYYAVLPIRIGTSTGAFVVTILPAAERAEIAKLQRYGAGVILGVLVLASACAWLVTGRVLGPVRQLTETARLISQSDLTRRIPVGRQREAAEMAGTFNAMLDRLEAVFRREREFIADASHELRGPLTISLGNLGLLDREIAGNPEWRGTVALVSDELVRMGRIVNDLQLLADVDHPRFIQRERIDLATFVAELVVKVSALAVRDWQLDELGPGQVTADRHRLTEAVVNLADNAVRHTTETDVIALGAVLTDGELRLWVRDTGCGVPPMDQPYIFDRFRRGARAHLRYPGSGLGLSIVKAIAVAHGGRVELVSRPAAGTTFALVVPARPGEGTPPWPGS